One segment of Rosa chinensis cultivar Old Blush chromosome 6, RchiOBHm-V2, whole genome shotgun sequence DNA contains the following:
- the LOC112169803 gene encoding auxin-responsive protein SAUR20: protein MAIRVPGIMHAKQILRQSSLFANKPSSTSSMGVPKGYVAVYVGESERKRFVVPISFLRQPLFQELLSKAEEEFGYNYPTGRLTIPCTEDIFVDLTSRLNRLM from the coding sequence ATGGCTATTCGAGTACCAGGAATCATGCATGCTAAGCAGATCTTGCGCCAGTCAAGCTTGTTTGCGAACAAGCCGAGTTCAACGTCTTCTATGGGAGTTCCGAAAGGATATGTCGCTGTGTACGTTGGAGAGAGTGAAAGAAAACGATTTGTGGTTCCGATATCCTTTTTGAGACAACCTTTGTTCCAAGAGCTGCTAAGTAAGGCGGAGGAGGAGTTCGGGTACAACTATCCAACAGGCAGACTCACGATTCCTTGCACAGAAGACATCTTCGTTGACCTCACTTCTCGACTGAATAGATTAATGTGA